The Candidatus Nanopelagicales bacterium genome contains a region encoding:
- a CDS encoding histidine phosphatase family protein encodes MHVYLMRHGQSHVNLADLTETHRDEPLTDTGRAQAERAADYISRTIRPTSIYASTVARAMETAEAVAGACDLAVQPDDRLREIGTAHPDGSPVSERDLMPYVPDMWGTLRPYEPVTDGGESWMQFRARVGSFVEYLVPARDRFGDREVAAVLEDQTVLVVCHAGVIEAVFEYVFEKGPWSVVAVHTQHTGLSHLQYRPIPHMPDWWLHFHNRITHLPEDLVT; translated from the coding sequence GTGCATGTCTACCTGATGCGTCACGGCCAGAGTCATGTGAATCTCGCGGACTTGACCGAGACTCATCGCGATGAACCACTCACCGACACGGGCCGAGCTCAGGCAGAACGGGCAGCCGACTACATCTCGCGCACGATCCGCCCGACGTCGATCTACGCCAGCACGGTGGCCCGGGCCATGGAGACCGCCGAAGCAGTCGCTGGTGCCTGCGACTTGGCAGTCCAGCCCGACGACCGACTGCGGGAGATCGGCACCGCCCACCCGGACGGCTCGCCGGTTTCCGAAAGAGACCTGATGCCCTACGTGCCGGACATGTGGGGCACGCTGCGACCTTACGAACCCGTCACTGACGGGGGGGAGTCCTGGATGCAGTTCCGGGCCAGAGTCGGATCATTCGTCGAGTACCTGGTTCCCGCCCGGGACCGGTTCGGTGATCGCGAGGTCGCTGCGGTCCTGGAGGATCAGACTGTCCTCGTTGTCTGCCACGCCGGTGTCATCGAGGCGGTCTTCGAGTATGTCTTCGAGAAGGGGCCCTGGAGTGTGGTGGCGGTCCACACTCAGCACACCGGGCTGTCTCACTTGCAGTACCGACCCATCCCACACATGCCGGACTGGTGGCTGCACTTCCACAACCGCATCACCCACCTGCCCGAAGACTTGGTGACATGA
- the treS gene encoding maltose alpha-D-glucosyltransferase translates to MDEPTADWYRTAVIYQVHVRSFADGNGDGIGDFAGLTEHLDHIQDLGATAVWLLPFYPSPLRDGGYDIADYTGINPDYGTMRDFKKFIAEAHTRGLRVITEVVINHTSDQHQWFQRSRRARPGTKWRDFYVWSDTDDKYRDARIIFTDFESSNWTWDPVAGAYFWHRFYSHQPDLNFDNPEVHEAVLRVVDFWLSLGVDGLRLDAVPYLYEREGTTCENLPETHEFLRRLRAHVDEKFPDRMLLAEANQWPEDTRDYFGDDDECHMAFNFPVMPRMYMAVQMEDRFPLVDILQQTPEIPARSQWALFLRNHDELTLEMVTDEERDYMYRVYAADNRARINVGIRRRLAPLLDNDRRKIELLNGLLLSLPGTPIIYYGDEIGMGDNIYLGDRDGVRTPMQWSADRNAGFSSANPQQLFLPVNIDPEYRFESVNVESQQANPSSLLLWMRRLVTLRQQHPVFGTGDIEFLLPDNSKVMCFLRYDSESVMLVVANLSRFSQFVELDLAHHKGRIPIELFGGTTFPAIGELPYLLTLGPHAFYWFELEQAEYDLDGAGDGLPTVPTSATWDTLFESRRSRAAIEAVLPAVLATRRWFGGKGRRITGLSIRNSIDLPLGGVRDEARLLLVDISYSEGESETYVMPVTFLPEAYAEEFLADHPGAGLMRLISHGDPARGGVLCDGMSEELFTQRLLELMTSRKRYRDHQVELRGVTTRNLAPVLRDVPIAELWPSVHRGEQSNSTVFFGEHLVIKLYRRSGEGINPDWELSRYLTERCGFAHTPKALGAIEVLENSGATRTLAVAHELVPNEGDAWQYFLHQLGGYFERLPSVGRRPLRGKSGDHPLGLDRSEPPDLAEELMGPILGNAELLGLRTAQLHQALAADTTDPDMRPEPFNPHYQRSLYQSIRNQIRQAVELLRARLDSMHVSDRAMALEVISRESELVATLDDIRQLRVNGLRMRIHGDYHLGQVLFTGKDFMVIDFEGEPVKAISARRIKRSPLRDVAGMLRSFDYAAFSAKREYIERFNLRRTAAELADVGAAFWLAWVGNRFLDTYLKQVAGNLLVEDDHSTDVLLRAFIVEKASYEVAYELNNRPDWVGIALHRLVGMLP, encoded by the coding sequence GTGGATGAGCCGACTGCGGACTGGTACCGCACGGCTGTCATCTACCAGGTGCACGTTCGCTCGTTCGCAGACGGCAACGGTGACGGGATCGGGGACTTCGCGGGATTGACCGAACACCTGGACCACATCCAGGACCTCGGGGCGACGGCCGTCTGGCTCTTGCCGTTCTACCCGTCTCCGTTACGCGACGGCGGTTACGACATCGCTGACTACACCGGCATCAACCCTGACTACGGCACCATGCGCGACTTCAAGAAGTTCATCGCCGAGGCGCACACGCGCGGACTGCGCGTCATCACCGAAGTTGTCATCAACCACACCAGTGACCAGCACCAGTGGTTCCAACGGTCCCGGCGTGCCAGGCCGGGCACCAAGTGGCGGGACTTCTACGTCTGGAGTGACACCGACGACAAGTACCGGGATGCCCGGATCATCTTCACCGACTTCGAATCATCGAACTGGACGTGGGACCCAGTGGCCGGGGCCTACTTCTGGCACCGGTTCTACTCCCATCAACCCGATCTGAACTTCGACAATCCGGAGGTTCACGAGGCCGTGCTCCGGGTTGTCGACTTCTGGCTGTCGCTCGGCGTCGATGGCCTTCGCCTCGATGCCGTTCCGTACCTGTATGAACGAGAGGGAACCACCTGCGAGAACCTGCCCGAGACTCATGAGTTCCTCCGCCGCCTGCGGGCACACGTCGACGAGAAGTTCCCCGATCGGATGCTGCTCGCGGAGGCCAATCAGTGGCCGGAGGACACCCGGGACTACTTCGGCGACGACGATGAATGCCACATGGCCTTCAACTTCCCGGTGATGCCTCGCATGTACATGGCGGTGCAGATGGAGGACCGGTTCCCACTCGTCGACATTCTGCAGCAGACCCCGGAGATCCCGGCGCGCTCCCAGTGGGCGCTGTTTTTGCGCAACCACGATGAGTTGACGCTCGAGATGGTCACCGACGAGGAACGCGACTACATGTACCGCGTGTACGCCGCCGACAACCGGGCGCGCATCAACGTCGGTATCCGGCGCAGACTCGCACCCCTATTGGACAACGACCGGCGCAAGATCGAGTTGCTCAACGGGCTCTTGCTGTCCTTGCCCGGGACCCCGATCATCTACTACGGCGACGAGATCGGGATGGGCGACAACATCTACCTCGGTGATCGTGACGGGGTGCGCACTCCCATGCAGTGGAGCGCTGACCGTAACGCGGGCTTCTCGTCCGCTAATCCACAGCAGTTGTTCCTGCCGGTCAATATCGACCCCGAATACCGGTTCGAGTCGGTCAACGTCGAGTCACAGCAGGCCAACCCGAGCTCGCTGCTGCTGTGGATGCGTCGGCTCGTCACCTTGCGCCAACAGCACCCGGTGTTCGGGACGGGCGACATCGAGTTCCTGCTGCCTGACAACTCCAAGGTCATGTGTTTCCTGAGGTACGACTCCGAATCCGTCATGCTCGTGGTGGCGAACCTCAGCCGCTTCTCCCAGTTCGTCGAACTCGACCTCGCCCACCACAAGGGTCGGATCCCGATTGAGTTGTTCGGAGGGACGACGTTCCCGGCCATCGGGGAATTGCCCTATCTATTGACACTCGGACCGCATGCTTTCTACTGGTTCGAGTTGGAGCAGGCCGAGTACGACCTGGATGGCGCGGGCGACGGACTCCCGACCGTGCCGACCTCCGCGACGTGGGACACCTTGTTCGAGAGCAGACGTTCCCGGGCTGCGATCGAAGCCGTCCTGCCGGCTGTCTTGGCGACCCGGCGGTGGTTCGGGGGTAAGGGCCGCAGGATCACGGGTCTGAGCATCCGCAACTCCATCGACCTTCCGTTGGGTGGGGTGCGCGACGAGGCCCGACTGCTGCTGGTGGACATCAGCTACTCGGAAGGAGAGTCGGAGACCTACGTCATGCCCGTGACCTTCCTCCCGGAGGCGTACGCCGAGGAGTTCCTCGCCGACCACCCAGGTGCCGGCTTGATGCGGCTCATCTCCCATGGGGATCCCGCTCGCGGAGGGGTTCTGTGTGACGGCATGAGCGAGGAACTGTTCACGCAGCGGCTCCTCGAGTTGATGACTTCGAGGAAGCGGTATCGAGACCATCAGGTGGAGTTGCGCGGCGTCACGACCCGGAATCTGGCACCGGTGCTCCGCGATGTGCCCATCGCCGAACTGTGGCCGTCCGTTCACCGCGGTGAACAGAGCAACTCGACGGTGTTCTTCGGTGAGCACTTGGTCATCAAGCTGTATCGCCGATCGGGGGAGGGCATCAACCCCGACTGGGAGTTGAGCCGCTACCTCACGGAGCGCTGCGGATTCGCTCACACGCCGAAGGCTCTCGGTGCGATCGAAGTCCTGGAGAACAGCGGCGCCACCCGCACACTCGCGGTCGCCCATGAGCTCGTGCCCAACGAGGGGGACGCGTGGCAGTACTTCCTGCATCAACTCGGCGGGTACTTCGAGCGTCTTCCTTCCGTCGGTCGGCGCCCGCTACGGGGCAAGTCCGGTGACCATCCTCTCGGCCTGGACCGCTCCGAACCACCCGACCTCGCCGAGGAACTCATGGGCCCGATCCTGGGCAACGCCGAACTGCTGGGACTTCGTACCGCTCAACTCCACCAGGCGCTTGCAGCTGATACCACCGATCCTGACATGCGACCGGAGCCGTTCAACCCGCACTACCAGCGCTCCTTGTACCAGTCGATCCGTAACCAGATCCGTCAGGCGGTCGAACTGCTGCGGGCGCGACTGGATTCGATGCACGTGTCCGACCGGGCCATGGCACTGGAGGTCATCTCACGTGAGAGCGAGTTGGTCGCAACACTCGACGACATCCGGCAACTACGTGTCAATGGCCTTCGCATGCGTATCCACGGCGACTACCACCTCGGGCAGGTGTTGTTCACCGGCAAGGACTTCATGGTCATCGACTTCGAAGGTGAACCCGTCAAGGCGATCTCGGCACGCCGGATCAAACGCTCTCCGCTCCGCGACGTCGCCGGAATGCTGCGTTCGTTCGATTACGCCGCTTTCTCCGCCAAACGCGAGTACATCGAAAGATTCAATCTGCGCCGCACCGCTGCCGAACTGGCCGATGTCGGAGCGGCTTTCTGGTTGGCCTGGGTCGGGAATCGATTCCTGGATACGTACCTGAAGCAGGTGGCCGGCAATCTCTTAGTAGAAGACGACCACTCCACTGACGTGCTCCTGCGCGCCTTCATCGTGGAGAAGGCCTCCTACGAGGTCGCCTACGAGCTGAACAACCGACCCGACTGGGTGGGGATTGCCTTGCACCGACTGGTGGGCATGCTTCCTTGA
- a CDS encoding N-acetylmuramoyl-L-alanine amidase codes for MSYDGTVGLFTTPGNCCAAHYLVSGQVGGSYPAVTQFVRDTNIVHQSGNLWMNQHSIGVEHVGFAAFPNGYYTPRLYQRSAELVGWLAAKYRIPLDRSHILTHSDVPGGPLEAGVPITIGNVHNQHWDPGPYWDWNYYWPLLESAYDDARRGKLVKPELPQAYRGQSSELRSLVPGRQFARASDVWDWSNGLHTEFSPVYADNEGRPDLSRLVLGASDPTTFIPPDTSTGDPVFNVRDFVCDNFPAVVFEPGAGPNGTSTNYPETVSDLRAKADWGSTFVSDRHARRNGVRYDRIWFNGTRGWIRHDLTMPGRGAVVTFKNRASTQIYSSPNASSDFSMCQDQGLGYSRFGQSYVSEYRIATAGQVWWAIHYNHRLAFVPDKEVTVRAGRR; via the coding sequence GTGTCCTACGACGGGACCGTCGGTCTCTTCACCACCCCGGGGAACTGCTGCGCTGCGCATTACTTGGTCTCGGGGCAGGTGGGGGGGTCATACCCAGCGGTGACGCAGTTCGTACGTGACACGAATATCGTCCACCAGTCCGGGAACCTCTGGATGAACCAACACTCGATCGGTGTGGAACACGTGGGATTTGCGGCCTTTCCCAACGGCTACTACACCCCTCGCCTGTACCAGCGGTCGGCAGAACTTGTGGGGTGGCTCGCAGCCAAGTACCGCATCCCACTGGATCGGTCACACATCCTCACCCACTCCGATGTCCCCGGAGGACCGCTTGAGGCGGGAGTGCCGATCACCATCGGGAATGTCCACAATCAGCATTGGGACCCGGGACCGTACTGGGACTGGAACTACTACTGGCCGTTGCTCGAGTCCGCCTATGACGATGCCCGGCGGGGCAAACTGGTGAAGCCCGAACTTCCCCAGGCTTACCGGGGCCAAAGCAGTGAACTTCGATCACTCGTACCGGGCCGGCAGTTCGCCCGAGCCAGCGATGTCTGGGACTGGTCGAACGGATTGCACACCGAGTTCAGCCCCGTGTACGCGGACAACGAGGGTCGCCCCGACCTGAGCCGGCTGGTTCTCGGCGCTTCGGATCCGACCACGTTCATCCCCCCCGACACGTCGACGGGCGACCCCGTATTCAACGTTCGCGATTTCGTCTGTGACAACTTCCCGGCGGTTGTCTTCGAACCGGGGGCAGGCCCGAACGGGACCAGTACGAACTACCCCGAGACCGTCTCTGACCTGCGAGCGAAAGCCGACTGGGGATCGACCTTTGTCTCCGACCGTCACGCTCGCCGCAACGGAGTCCGCTACGACCGCATCTGGTTCAACGGAACTCGAGGGTGGATTCGACACGATCTCACAATGCCCGGGCGGGGAGCTGTGGTCACGTTCAAGAACCGGGCCAGCACGCAGATATACAGCAGTCCCAACGCCTCCTCGGATTTCTCCATGTGTCAGGACCAGGGTCTCGGGTACAGCCGATTCGGACAGTCCTACGTGTCGGAATACCGGATCGCAACCGCCGGCCAAGTCTGGTGGGCCATTCACTACAACCACCGTCTGGCCTTCGTCCCCGACAAGGAAGTCACCGTTCGCGCCGGCCGACGATGA
- a CDS encoding cation diffusion facilitator family transporter, giving the protein MSSTTSTAGGELTDLSKYGVLSLVVGFVVLALKLGAWWVTGSVGLLSDGLESLVNIAAASVAIVALRTASRPPDAVHQFGHGKAEYFSALVEGAMIVVAATMIIISAVGRFLNPQPLEQVGLGLAISVVASLLNAAVALVLFRVGKDHGSQALIADAHHLVTDLWTTGGVLIAVIVVSLTGWERLDPIIALAVAVNIIFVGVRLLRRSTAGLMDAALPDDEMASVRTVLREYQGDDVVIHGLQTRQAGRQRFVSMHVLVPGSWSVTKGHDLCDDIESDVRELLPGTVCLTHLEPLEDPRAWADLHDGHQDV; this is encoded by the coding sequence ATGAGCAGCACCACATCAACAGCCGGTGGTGAACTGACCGACCTGTCCAAGTACGGAGTGCTCTCCCTGGTCGTGGGATTCGTGGTTCTCGCCCTGAAGCTGGGGGCCTGGTGGGTCACGGGTTCGGTGGGCCTGCTGTCGGACGGATTGGAATCACTGGTCAACATCGCCGCCGCCTCGGTCGCGATCGTCGCGCTACGCACAGCGAGTCGCCCACCGGACGCCGTCCATCAATTCGGGCATGGCAAGGCTGAGTACTTCTCGGCCCTTGTCGAGGGAGCCATGATCGTCGTCGCGGCGACGATGATCATCATCTCGGCGGTCGGTCGGTTCCTGAACCCCCAGCCCCTGGAGCAGGTCGGACTTGGACTGGCGATCTCGGTGGTCGCTTCCCTGCTCAACGCTGCGGTGGCGCTTGTGTTGTTCCGAGTCGGGAAGGACCACGGATCACAGGCGCTCATCGCCGATGCCCATCACCTGGTCACCGATCTGTGGACGACAGGGGGCGTGCTGATCGCCGTCATCGTGGTCTCCCTGACCGGATGGGAGCGCCTGGATCCCATCATCGCGCTGGCCGTTGCGGTCAACATCATCTTCGTCGGGGTCCGTCTGCTACGCAGATCCACTGCCGGCCTGATGGACGCGGCGCTGCCCGATGACGAGATGGCCTCCGTGCGCACCGTCTTGCGCGAGTACCAAGGAGATGACGTGGTGATACACGGTCTTCAGACCCGTCAGGCGGGGCGCCAGCGTTTCGTCTCCATGCATGTGCTGGTCCCAGGGTCGTGGTCAGTCACGAAGGGGCATGACCTGTGCGACGACATCGAAAGCGATGTCCGCGAACTGCTCCCCGGAACTGTGTGCTTGACCCACCTGGAACCGTTGGAGGACCCGCGCGCCTGGGCTGACCTGCACGACGGGCACCAAGATGTCTAG